A region from the Halosolutus gelatinilyticus genome encodes:
- a CDS encoding pantoate kinase: MREEATAFVPGHITGFFSAHPDDDPTKAGSRGAGLTLTDGVEVTVEPAVRAESTIVLDGEEIEIDPVTTVLETLDAPARVEAESDLPIGAGFGVSGAMALGTALAANHVFERKLSENELVTIAHGAEVQAGTGLGDVVAQAHGGIPIRLEPGGPQTNTLDAIPARARVEYVTFGQLSTAEVLSGETDRLSAAGTEALSRIVEEPTLRSFMYASRRFARETGLLTEDVKGTIEDVIAVDGQASMAMLGETVFALGTGLSDAGYDPCVCATHPAGALLR; the protein is encoded by the coding sequence ATGCGCGAGGAGGCGACGGCGTTCGTCCCGGGGCACATCACCGGCTTCTTCAGCGCCCACCCGGACGACGATCCGACGAAGGCGGGGTCCCGAGGTGCAGGACTGACGCTCACCGACGGCGTCGAGGTCACCGTCGAACCGGCGGTCAGGGCGGAGTCGACGATCGTCCTCGACGGCGAGGAGATCGAGATCGATCCGGTGACGACCGTACTCGAGACGCTCGACGCGCCCGCTCGCGTCGAGGCCGAGTCTGATCTGCCGATCGGCGCCGGATTCGGCGTCTCGGGGGCGATGGCGCTGGGGACGGCGCTCGCGGCCAATCACGTTTTCGAGCGAAAGCTCTCGGAAAACGAACTCGTGACGATCGCCCACGGGGCGGAAGTCCAGGCGGGGACCGGGCTGGGAGACGTGGTCGCACAGGCTCACGGCGGCATCCCGATTCGCCTCGAGCCGGGCGGACCGCAGACCAACACGCTCGACGCGATTCCCGCGCGCGCCCGAGTCGAGTACGTCACGTTCGGCCAGCTCTCGACGGCCGAGGTGCTCTCCGGCGAGACGGATCGGTTGTCGGCCGCCGGAACGGAGGCACTCTCGCGGATCGTCGAGGAACCCACGCTCCGCTCGTTCATGTACGCCTCCCGGCGGTTCGCGCGCGAGACCGGACTGCTGACCGAGGACGTCAAGGGAACGATCGAGGACGTGATCGCGGTTGACGGGCAGGCGTCGATGGCGATGCTCGGCGAGACGGTGTTCGCGCTCGGGACGGGACTCTCGGACGCCGGCTACGACCCGTGCGTCTGTGCGACC
- a CDS encoding WD40/YVTN/BNR-like repeat-containing protein: MATRSDPDGFGAFFRRYTKTWMHAVAAAGLTAFGVLATVHRGFVVLAIASYVVPPIVLYFSRTRGRDDPVPTGSRSPTDAALAEADRSNSSAGSDSGSGRDGTRTTPDSSGESAESGRRSASVSVAGRTSGTDTRKKPESDATGDDPGSEPEREPRWRSVESPTDATLFDAAIADETVVAAGTGGVVLASRGDEWSHVLIDGPSAQGQDLRAIDATGDGEIVWVAGDGGAVGRIEVETERHADYSAPNDRTDNLTGLAVAGAAGDETILLTNGSGEVIRGRYRDGDLAWEGPATPGGGSSVSGVALFDAEIGYCCDTNAGVFRTDDGGRTFDAIGVDGVDGTLTDVTGDERGCYVSTDAGVVHRFDGETWTPERVTDGSLSALARYDDRLATIGDAGAVYDRSGPTADWERTLTGANGPLHGVAIGADRSVAVGADGTVVERERL, from the coding sequence ATGGCAACTCGATCCGATCCGGACGGCTTCGGCGCGTTCTTCAGGCGGTACACGAAGACGTGGATGCACGCCGTCGCGGCGGCCGGACTTACGGCGTTCGGCGTGCTCGCGACCGTCCACCGGGGCTTCGTCGTGCTGGCGATCGCCAGTTACGTCGTCCCGCCGATCGTGCTTTATTTCTCGCGTACGCGCGGCCGCGACGACCCGGTACCCACCGGATCCCGCTCACCGACCGACGCCGCACTGGCCGAGGCCGATCGGTCCAATTCGAGCGCCGGTTCCGACTCAGGGTCGGGCCGCGACGGCACACGGACGACACCCGATTCGAGCGGAGAATCCGCCGAATCCGGGCGCCGATCGGCGTCGGTATCGGTCGCCGGTCGCACGAGCGGCACCGACACCCGGAAGAAACCGGAGTCCGACGCGACAGGCGACGACCCGGGATCGGAACCCGAACGGGAACCGCGCTGGCGGTCCGTCGAGTCGCCGACCGACGCGACGCTCTTCGACGCCGCGATCGCGGACGAAACGGTGGTCGCCGCCGGAACGGGCGGCGTGGTCCTCGCGTCCCGCGGCGACGAGTGGAGCCACGTTCTTATCGACGGACCGAGCGCGCAGGGTCAGGACCTCCGCGCGATCGACGCGACCGGCGACGGCGAGATCGTCTGGGTTGCCGGCGACGGCGGCGCCGTCGGACGGATCGAGGTCGAGACGGAACGGCACGCGGACTACTCCGCGCCGAACGATCGGACCGACAACCTGACCGGTCTGGCCGTCGCGGGCGCGGCCGGCGACGAGACGATCCTCCTGACGAACGGGTCGGGCGAGGTGATCCGCGGCCGGTATCGCGACGGCGATCTCGCGTGGGAGGGCCCCGCCACGCCGGGCGGCGGTTCCAGCGTGAGCGGCGTCGCGCTATTCGACGCCGAGATCGGCTACTGCTGCGACACGAACGCCGGCGTCTTCCGGACCGACGACGGCGGTCGAACGTTCGACGCGATCGGTGTCGACGGCGTCGACGGCACGCTCACCGACGTCACGGGTGATGAGCGGGGCTGCTACGTGAGTACAGATGCGGGCGTCGTCCACCGATTCGACGGCGAGACGTGGACGCCCGAGCGCGTCACCGACGGGTCCCTCTCGGCCCTCGCCCGGTACGACGACCGACTCGCCACGATCGGCGACGCGGGTGCCGTCTACGATCGTTCTGGTCCGACGGCCGACTGGGAGCGAACGCTCACGGGCGCGAACGGGCCCCTGCACGGCGTCGCGATCGGCGCCGACCGATCGGTCGCCGTGGGCGCGGACGGAACTGTTGTCGAACGCGAACGGCTGTGA
- the aspS gene encoding aspartate--tRNA(Asn) ligase has translation MQDRTYTADAEPGDDVTVAGWVHEIRDLGGIAFLILRDTTGKIQIKFEKEEMDEDLVETGLGVSRESVVTVSGSVEEEPRAPTGVEITPEDVEVVAPADPELPLDPSGKVDADISTRLDNRTLDLRKEDVQAIFEIRSEILRAVRDRFREFRCTEITTPKIVATGTEGGTELFPITYFGEEAFMNQSPQLFKQLIAGSNVERVFEIGPIFRAEEHNTPRHLNEATSIDFEGAFCSESDAMDVAEGIVKAAYEAVNENCSEELEALGLEDEFEVPEGEFPRISYEEAIERINATGELDEQLVWGDDLPTEGEKALGEDVGSHYFITDWPSEIKPFYIKDHDDDPDLSTGFDLMHPRMELVSGGQREHRHEKLIEGFKQQGLDPDQFEYYTKMFKYGMPPHAGFGLGGERLIMTILGLENIREAVLFPRDRQRLSP, from the coding sequence ATGCAGGATAGAACCTACACTGCCGACGCCGAGCCCGGCGACGACGTGACCGTCGCCGGCTGGGTCCACGAGATCCGCGACCTCGGCGGCATCGCCTTCCTGATCCTCCGCGATACGACCGGCAAGATCCAGATCAAGTTCGAGAAAGAGGAGATGGACGAGGATCTGGTCGAGACGGGGCTGGGCGTCTCCCGCGAGAGCGTCGTGACGGTCTCCGGGAGCGTCGAGGAGGAACCCCGCGCGCCGACGGGCGTCGAGATCACGCCCGAGGACGTCGAGGTCGTCGCCCCCGCCGACCCCGAACTGCCGCTGGACCCCTCGGGGAAGGTCGACGCCGACATCTCGACGCGGCTCGACAACCGCACGCTCGACCTCCGCAAAGAGGACGTGCAGGCGATCTTCGAGATCCGATCGGAGATCCTGCGCGCCGTCCGCGATCGGTTCCGCGAGTTCCGCTGTACCGAGATCACCACGCCGAAGATCGTCGCCACGGGTACCGAGGGCGGTACGGAACTCTTCCCGATCACCTACTTCGGCGAGGAGGCCTTTATGAACCAGTCGCCGCAGCTGTTCAAGCAGCTGATCGCCGGCTCGAACGTCGAGCGGGTCTTCGAGATCGGCCCGATCTTCCGCGCGGAGGAGCACAACACGCCCCGACACCTCAACGAGGCGACCTCGATCGACTTCGAGGGCGCGTTCTGCAGCGAGAGCGACGCGATGGACGTCGCCGAAGGCATCGTCAAAGCCGCGTACGAGGCCGTCAACGAGAACTGCAGCGAGGAACTCGAGGCGCTCGGTCTCGAGGACGAGTTCGAGGTTCCCGAGGGCGAGTTCCCCCGCATTAGTTACGAGGAGGCGATCGAGCGGATCAACGCGACGGGCGAACTCGACGAGCAGCTCGTCTGGGGCGATGACCTCCCGACGGAGGGCGAGAAGGCCCTCGGCGAGGACGTCGGCAGCCACTACTTCATCACCGACTGGCCCAGCGAGATCAAACCGTTCTACATCAAGGACCACGACGACGATCCGGACCTCTCGACCGGCTTCGACTTGATGCACCCGCGCATGGAACTGGTCTCGGGCGGCCAGCGCGAACACCGCCACGAGAAGCTGATCGAGGGCTTCAAACAGCAGGGTCTCGATCCCGATCAGTTCGAGTACTACACGAAGATGTTCAAGTACGGCATGCCGCCCCACGCCGGCTTCGGCCTCGGCGGCGAGCGCCTGATCATGACGATCCTCGGCCTGGAGAACATCCGCGAAGCCGTGCTCTTCCCGCGGGATCGCCAACGTCTGAGCCCGTAG
- a CDS encoding MEDS domain-containing protein, with protein MSNETERSTQRNQLCHDREQESLRQGSEFRGPVESHDGHAHSNDHFALIYENREDQLASAIPFIRQGLERGERCVYVADDNSREDVLRAMRDYGIDVDAALESGALSVLTPADTYRRNGKFDRAEMLEFWEESLEQATDEGDHTGLRAAAEMTWALDGDAGTDELVEYEAVLNPLYEDEDYVVMCQYNRERFPAGVIHDVIKTHPYIISDRTVSQNFYYTPPEKFFDPEEPETKVDRMVQTLRERTEVKTELKERQTYLERIFESSHDAILVVDPEADEIVDANPAATEMLGYAREELLALAPSDIHPDELDRFREFVEAVFENGTGWIDELTCRTNDRGEIPTEISASHMVHNGRSVMLAVVRDTSERKKWEHAQRRLYEITSDPDRTFEEKLQALFDLGCERFDMELAGIAVAEPSTDRFEVETMNGEHDYLVPGESYPLSETYCSVPASEGGTCAITDPAGDRFEGKLCYDQFGVRTYLGTHLEFEDDANRTFWFVSTEPRADGFSGVERTFQHLMGQWVKYELERRQRERELREQTEHLSALVETAPECIKTVAPDGTLLQMNAAGLDMVEADAESDVTGECVYDLIAPKHRERFREFNERICRGERGTLEFDVVGLEGTRRHMETHAAPLRRPDGTIAHVALTRDITEQVERERELERVLDLLEKTERIADVGGWEIDTETTEVFWSDHIFELLEADSDEEPPLSEALEMYHEEDKPIVEAAIENALDSGDPFDVEVRLRTAIGDEVRWLRVQGVPETVDGDAVSLRGAAQDITERKRREQRLETVIDRLEASNERLEQFAYAASHDLQEPLRMVSSYLQLLECRYEDVLDEEGEEFLEFAVDGADRMREMIKGLLAYSRVETQGDPLEPVGLDTVFDDVLTDLQVQIAESDAEISGDDLPRVEGDPSQLRQVFQNLLENAITYSGDEPPRIHVSAARDGSEWVVSVRDEGIGIDPDDQDRIFDVFQRLHSRDEYAGTGIGLSLCERIIERHNGEIWIDSEPGEGTTVSVTLPAARNRDR; from the coding sequence GTGAGTAACGAAACCGAGCGCAGCACCCAACGGAACCAACTGTGCCACGATCGGGAGCAGGAGTCGTTGCGTCAGGGCTCGGAGTTTCGTGGGCCGGTCGAATCACACGACGGCCACGCCCATTCGAACGACCATTTCGCACTCATCTACGAGAACCGCGAGGACCAGCTTGCGTCCGCGATTCCGTTCATCCGTCAGGGGCTGGAGCGCGGCGAGCGCTGTGTGTACGTCGCCGACGACAACTCTCGAGAGGACGTGCTACGGGCGATGCGGGACTACGGCATCGACGTGGACGCCGCCCTCGAATCGGGCGCACTCTCCGTCCTCACGCCAGCGGACACGTACCGCCGGAACGGCAAGTTCGATCGGGCCGAGATGCTGGAGTTCTGGGAGGAGTCGCTCGAACAGGCGACGGACGAGGGCGATCACACGGGGCTCAGGGCGGCCGCCGAGATGACGTGGGCGCTGGACGGGGACGCCGGTACCGACGAACTAGTCGAATACGAGGCTGTGTTGAATCCGCTCTACGAGGACGAAGACTACGTCGTCATGTGTCAGTACAACCGGGAGCGGTTCCCGGCAGGGGTCATCCACGACGTCATCAAGACTCACCCGTATATTATCTCCGACAGGACCGTCTCCCAGAACTTCTACTACACGCCGCCCGAGAAGTTCTTCGACCCCGAGGAGCCCGAGACGAAGGTCGATCGCATGGTGCAGACGCTACGGGAGCGGACCGAGGTGAAGACGGAACTGAAGGAACGGCAAACGTACCTCGAGCGCATATTCGAGAGCAGTCACGACGCCATCCTGGTCGTCGATCCCGAGGCGGACGAGATCGTCGACGCGAACCCGGCCGCGACCGAGATGCTCGGTTACGCGCGCGAGGAATTGCTGGCCCTCGCTCCCTCCGATATCCACCCCGACGAACTCGACAGGTTCCGAGAGTTCGTTGAAGCGGTGTTCGAGAACGGTACCGGGTGGATCGATGAACTCACGTGTCGCACGAACGATCGCGGCGAGATTCCGACGGAGATCTCCGCGTCGCATATGGTTCACAACGGCCGTTCAGTCATGCTCGCGGTGGTCCGCGATACGAGCGAGCGCAAGAAATGGGAACACGCACAGCGGAGATTGTACGAGATCACGTCCGACCCCGACCGCACGTTCGAGGAGAAGCTCCAGGCGTTGTTCGATCTCGGCTGTGAACGGTTCGATATGGAACTCGCCGGTATCGCCGTTGCCGAGCCGTCGACCGACCGATTCGAGGTAGAGACGATGAACGGTGAGCACGACTACCTCGTTCCGGGCGAATCGTATCCGCTTTCCGAAACGTACTGCAGCGTGCCCGCGAGCGAGGGGGGAACGTGTGCGATCACCGATCCCGCAGGCGACAGGTTCGAGGGCAAACTGTGCTACGACCAGTTCGGCGTCCGAACGTACCTCGGAACGCACCTCGAGTTCGAGGACGACGCCAACCGGACGTTCTGGTTCGTGTCGACCGAACCGAGAGCGGACGGGTTCTCGGGGGTCGAACGGACGTTCCAGCACCTGATGGGCCAGTGGGTGAAGTACGAACTCGAGCGCCGCCAGCGCGAGCGAGAACTGCGCGAGCAGACGGAACATCTGAGCGCGCTCGTCGAGACGGCGCCCGAATGCATCAAAACCGTCGCCCCGGACGGTACCTTACTCCAGATGAACGCCGCCGGGCTGGACATGGTGGAAGCCGACGCGGAATCGGACGTAACCGGCGAATGCGTCTACGATCTGATCGCCCCCAAGCACCGCGAGCGGTTCCGCGAGTTCAACGAGCGGATCTGTCGCGGTGAACGCGGGACGCTGGAGTTCGACGTCGTCGGGTTGGAGGGCACTCGCCGACACATGGAAACGCACGCGGCGCCGCTCCGCCGTCCCGACGGGACGATCGCCCACGTGGCGCTGACGCGCGACATCACCGAACAGGTCGAACGCGAGCGGGAACTCGAACGGGTGCTCGACCTGCTCGAGAAGACCGAACGGATCGCGGACGTCGGCGGCTGGGAGATCGACACGGAGACGACGGAGGTGTTCTGGTCCGACCACATCTTCGAACTCCTCGAGGCGGATTCCGACGAGGAACCGCCGCTTTCCGAGGCGCTCGAGATGTACCACGAGGAGGACAAGCCGATCGTCGAAGCGGCGATCGAGAACGCGCTCGACTCCGGCGACCCCTTCGACGTCGAGGTGCGCCTCCGTACGGCGATCGGTGACGAGGTGCGCTGGCTTCGGGTGCAGGGCGTCCCGGAGACCGTCGACGGCGACGCCGTATCGCTCCGCGGGGCGGCCCAAGATATCACCGAGCGCAAACGGCGCGAGCAGCGACTCGAAACGGTGATCGACAGACTCGAGGCGTCGAACGAACGGCTCGAACAATTCGCGTACGCCGCATCCCACGACTTACAGGAGCCGTTGCGGATGGTCTCGAGCTACCTCCAGCTCCTCGAATGCCGGTACGAGGACGTCCTCGACGAGGAGGGCGAGGAATTCCTCGAGTTTGCCGTGGACGGTGCTGATCGGATGCGCGAGATGATCAAGGGGCTACTCGCCTACTCGCGCGTCGAAACGCAGGGCGATCCGCTCGAACCCGTGGGCCTCGATACCGTCTTCGACGACGTGCTGACGGACCTCCAGGTCCAGATCGCGGAGAGCGACGCCGAGATTTCCGGCGACGACCTCCCCCGCGTCGAGGGAGATCCGAGCCAGCTCCGTCAAGTGTTCCAGAACTTGCTCGAGAACGCGATCACGTACAGCGGGGACGAGCCGCCGCGGATCCACGTCTCAGCGGCCAGAGACGGGTCCGAGTGGGTCGTGTCGGTCCGCGACGAGGGGATCGGTATCGATCCCGACGACCAGGATCGAATCTTCGACGTGTTCCAACGACTTCACAGCCGCGACGAGTACGCCGGGACCGGCATCGGGCTCTCGTTGTGCGAGCGGATCATCGAGCGTCACAACGGGGAGATCTGGATCGACTCCGAGCCCGGCGAGGGAACGACGGTCTCGGTTACGCTTCCAGCAGCGCGAAATCGCGATCGATGA
- a CDS encoding SIR2 family NAD-dependent protein deacylase: protein MTELDRLASDFGNAETAIALTGAGISAPSGIPTFRGDDGVWKRFDEGQFTYGRFRSDPAGFWADRLELHREMFGGEFEPNAAHDALAALARDGHLDAILTQNTDGLHRDAAFVGDDSPADGITDAADATILELHGNARRVRCTDCGNRTEAEPIFDRAADGERPPTCDCGGVYKPDVVLFGEQLPGAVIQRARSLARESDVFLAIGSSLAVEPAASLPRLAASSGATVGIVNLESTPCDGVADVVCREDVTEVLPRLRDLAASG, encoded by the coding sequence GTGACCGAACTCGATCGACTCGCCTCGGACTTCGGGAACGCGGAGACGGCGATCGCCCTCACCGGTGCTGGCATCTCAGCCCCCTCGGGCATCCCGACGTTCCGGGGTGACGACGGCGTCTGGAAGCGCTTCGACGAGGGACAGTTCACTTACGGGCGATTCCGGTCCGATCCCGCGGGCTTTTGGGCCGATCGGCTCGAACTGCACCGCGAGATGTTCGGCGGCGAGTTCGAACCGAACGCGGCGCACGACGCCCTCGCGGCGCTGGCTCGGGACGGTCACCTCGACGCGATTCTCACGCAGAACACGGACGGCTTGCACCGGGACGCGGCGTTCGTCGGCGACGACTCCCCCGCGGACGGGATCACGGACGCCGCCGACGCGACGATCCTCGAACTCCACGGTAACGCCCGGCGGGTGCGCTGTACCGACTGCGGAAACCGCACGGAGGCCGAGCCGATCTTCGATCGCGCGGCCGACGGCGAGCGGCCGCCGACCTGCGACTGCGGCGGCGTCTACAAACCCGACGTCGTCCTCTTCGGCGAACAGCTCCCCGGCGCCGTCATCCAGCGCGCCCGATCGCTCGCTCGCGAGAGCGACGTCTTCCTGGCGATCGGGTCCTCGCTCGCCGTCGAACCCGCGGCGTCGCTGCCCCGACTGGCCGCCTCGTCGGGAGCGACTGTCGGAATCGTCAATCTCGAGTCCACGCCCTGCGACGGCGTCGCCGACGTCGTTTGCCGCGAGGACGTCACCGAGGTACTGCCGCGGCTTCGCGATCTCGCCGCGTCGGGATAG
- a CDS encoding phosphoglycerol geranylgeranyltransferase yields MTAPWDDWNHILKLDPDKDLPEGITYGDLCATGTDAIEVGGTMGMTEENMTAVIEACAKHDVPLYQEPSNPSVVVETDALEGYLVPTVFNAGSPFWITEAHKEWVRIEGDLDWERTTLEAYIVMNPEADVATLTEANCDLGADDVAAYATIAERMFGQEIVYVEYSGMLGDEEVVAAAGDAVDESTLFYGGGIRDYDSAYLMAQHADVIVVGDLAHDEGVEAVRETVEAANDA; encoded by the coding sequence ATGACTGCGCCTTGGGACGACTGGAACCACATTCTCAAACTCGATCCCGACAAGGATCTTCCCGAGGGGATCACCTACGGCGATCTCTGTGCGACCGGCACCGACGCGATCGAGGTCGGCGGCACGATGGGGATGACCGAGGAGAACATGACGGCGGTCATTGAGGCCTGCGCGAAACACGACGTCCCGCTCTACCAGGAGCCGTCGAATCCCAGCGTCGTCGTCGAGACGGACGCGCTCGAAGGGTACCTCGTCCCGACCGTGTTCAACGCCGGCTCGCCGTTCTGGATCACGGAAGCCCACAAGGAGTGGGTCCGCATCGAGGGCGACCTCGACTGGGAGCGGACGACGCTCGAGGCCTACATCGTGATGAACCCCGAGGCTGACGTCGCGACGCTGACGGAGGCCAACTGCGATCTCGGCGCCGACGACGTCGCCGCCTACGCGACGATCGCGGAGCGAATGTTCGGCCAGGAGATCGTCTACGTCGAGTACTCCGGGATGCTCGGCGACGAGGAAGTGGTCGCGGCGGCGGGCGACGCCGTCGACGAGTCCACGCTGTTTTACGGCGGCGGCATCCGCGACTACGACTCGGCGTATCTGATGGCCCAACACGCCGACGTCATCGTCGTCGGCGACCTCGCGCACGACGAGGGCGTCGAGGCGGTCCGCGAGACCGTCGAAGCTGCGAACGACGCCTGA
- a CDS encoding class I SAM-dependent methyltransferase — protein METSDYYDDIAAFYDAAYQQQASVEGDLEFYRDLAIEADSPVLEVGCGTGRIYLELLRAGVDADGIDVSDGMLATLRENAAAEDLDPSVRNADVTSFRSDREYALAIVPFRAFLHLLTVDDQLAALERIHDALAPGGRLVLNVFTPNFDVICERYGEWEETEVTVAGETYAHRTVTELADEVEQTARIHSAVFDADGERVLEREVSIALLSKQEFELLFRLSPFSSWDVSGDFEGAPLVEATQEMVWIAER, from the coding sequence ATGGAGACGTCCGACTACTACGACGACATCGCGGCGTTCTACGACGCTGCGTACCAGCAGCAGGCAAGCGTCGAGGGGGATCTGGAGTTCTACCGCGACCTCGCGATCGAGGCCGACAGTCCGGTTCTCGAGGTCGGCTGCGGCACCGGCCGGATCTACCTCGAGTTGCTCCGCGCCGGGGTCGACGCGGACGGCATCGACGTCTCGGACGGAATGCTCGCGACCCTCCGCGAGAACGCGGCTGCGGAGGATCTCGACCCGAGCGTCCGGAACGCCGACGTGACGTCGTTTCGGTCGGACCGCGAGTACGCGCTCGCGATCGTCCCCTTCCGCGCGTTTCTCCACTTGCTGACGGTCGACGACCAGTTGGCGGCGCTCGAACGGATCCACGACGCGCTCGCTCCCGGCGGGCGGCTCGTCCTCAACGTCTTCACGCCGAACTTCGACGTGATCTGCGAGCGGTACGGCGAGTGGGAGGAGACCGAGGTGACCGTCGCGGGCGAGACGTACGCGCATCGAACGGTGACGGAACTGGCCGACGAGGTCGAGCAGACCGCGCGCATCCACTCTGCGGTGTTCGACGCCGACGGCGAGCGGGTTCTCGAGCGCGAGGTGTCGATCGCCCTGCTCTCGAAACAGGAGTTCGAACTGCTCTTCCGGTTGTCGCCGTTCTCGTCGTGGGACGTGTCCGGTGACTTCGAGGGTGCGCCGCTCGTGGAAGCGACCCAGGAGATGGTCTGGATCGCCGAGCGGTAA
- a CDS encoding threonine synthase gives METTAAFTGLECRDCGAAFDAGEATHQCPDCEGVLDPAYDYDAIDLDREALASRPFDSLWRYEELLPFSRESAVTMGEGATPLVDCPKLAAELGVERVLVKDEGRNPTGTFKDRGQTLAVTAAAQHGATDVALASAGNAGQAAAAYAGRAGLDSHVYLPARSGFTNKAMVNVHGGDMTVVGGRIGEAAAAYEEGLAENEDWYSLQTFVTPYRHEGKKTMYYEIVEQLDWAVPDAICYPTGGGVGLVGMYKAANEFRDLGLVDDRPAFYAAQASGCAPIVDAYESDRDVHEPVESPDTICGGIEIPDPGASPWILEAIRETGGGAVATDDPDILDAAIQVAQHEGLEMAPTCAAAASGAWELAERGAFDGDETIVILNTGTGNKEADVLRSHLMSQGI, from the coding sequence ATGGAAACGACAGCCGCCTTCACCGGTCTGGAGTGTCGCGATTGCGGCGCCGCGTTCGACGCCGGCGAGGCGACCCACCAGTGTCCGGACTGCGAGGGCGTCCTCGACCCGGCCTACGACTACGACGCGATCGACCTCGATCGGGAGGCGCTCGCGAGCCGGCCGTTCGACTCGCTGTGGCGCTACGAGGAGCTCCTGCCTTTCTCCCGCGAGTCGGCGGTCACGATGGGCGAGGGCGCGACCCCGCTGGTCGACTGCCCGAAACTGGCCGCCGAACTCGGCGTCGAGCGCGTTCTGGTCAAGGACGAGGGGCGGAACCCGACGGGGACGTTCAAGGATCGCGGGCAAACCCTCGCCGTGACGGCGGCCGCCCAGCACGGCGCGACCGACGTCGCCCTCGCGTCGGCGGGCAACGCCGGCCAGGCGGCCGCGGCCTACGCCGGTCGCGCGGGACTGGACTCACACGTCTACCTTCCCGCCCGATCGGGCTTTACGAACAAGGCGATGGTCAACGTCCACGGCGGCGACATGACCGTCGTCGGCGGTCGGATCGGCGAGGCCGCCGCGGCGTACGAGGAAGGCCTCGCGGAAAACGAGGACTGGTACTCCCTCCAGACGTTCGTCACGCCCTACCGTCACGAGGGCAAGAAGACGATGTACTACGAGATCGTCGAGCAACTCGACTGGGCGGTCCCCGACGCGATCTGCTACCCGACGGGCGGCGGCGTGGGCCTCGTCGGCATGTACAAGGCGGCGAACGAATTCCGCGACCTCGGCCTGGTCGACGATCGTCCGGCCTTCTACGCGGCCCAGGCGTCGGGCTGTGCGCCGATCGTCGACGCCTACGAGAGCGATCGCGACGTCCACGAGCCGGTGGAGAGCCCCGACACCATCTGCGGCGGCATCGAAATTCCCGATCCCGGCGCGAGTCCGTGGATCCTCGAGGCGATCCGCGAAACCGGCGGCGGCGCGGTCGCGACGGACGATCCGGACATCCTCGACGCCGCGATCCAGGTCGCCCAGCACGAGGGCCTGGAGATGGCACCGACCTGCGCCGCGGCGGCCAGCGGGGCCTGGGAACTCGCCGAGCGGGGCGCATTCGACGGCGACGAGACGATCGTCATCCTGAACACCGGCACCGGGAACAAGGAGGCGGACGTGTTGCGCAGTCACCTGATGAGCCAGGGGATCTAG
- a CDS encoding DUF4013 domain-containing protein: MLAESVTYLKNSDHVWRTSIIGGVLLLLGFLFIPLFLVWGYVVRVLDRTARGDDDAPEFDDWGDLLVDGVKAFAITLVYVLVPSILGGVVFGGIWTATDGNPGTIASIVLAIGGLLTVAAFVAAAYVMPAALTNFATDRRIGAGFDFETLRPTLSSGTYAVGWLTAVGIILVGTIVSGLLNAIPYVGTVAGGIISFYALVAAYYVIGHAWFDLHPVSVDERRDGPSDEQPAV, from the coding sequence ATGTTGGCAGAATCGGTAACCTACCTGAAGAACAGCGACCACGTGTGGAGGACGAGCATCATCGGAGGAGTGTTACTCCTCCTGGGCTTCCTGTTTATCCCCCTCTTTCTGGTCTGGGGATACGTCGTCCGGGTGCTCGATCGGACGGCGCGCGGCGACGACGATGCCCCGGAATTCGACGACTGGGGCGACCTGCTGGTCGACGGCGTGAAGGCGTTCGCGATCACGCTCGTCTACGTGCTCGTCCCCTCGATCCTCGGGGGTGTGGTGTTCGGCGGTATCTGGACCGCCACCGACGGGAATCCCGGGACGATCGCCAGTATCGTCCTCGCGATCGGCGGCCTCCTCACCGTCGCGGCGTTCGTCGCGGCGGCGTACGTCATGCCCGCCGCGCTCACCAACTTCGCGACCGACCGACGGATCGGCGCCGGCTTCGACTTCGAGACGCTCCGACCGACCCTCTCGTCGGGGACCTATGCCGTGGGCTGGCTCACGGCGGTCGGGATCATCCTCGTCGGAACGATCGTCTCGGGGCTGCTCAACGCGATCCCGTACGTCGGCACCGTGGCAGGTGGGATCATCTCGTTCTACGCCCTGGTGGCGGCGTACTACGTGATCGGCCACGCGTGGTTCGATCTCCACCCCGTCTCGGTCGACGAGCGCAGGGACGGCCCGTCCGACGAACAACCCGCGGTCTAA